The following DNA comes from Cyanobacteriota bacterium.
CGTATTAAGGATAGAACTGCATGAATGAAGTTTTGGTTCGTCGGCTAGATGCCATTATTCAGGAGCGTCACCTGCTGCAACACCCCTTTTACCAGGCTTGGAACCAAGGAGCACTGACGTTGCCTATGTTGCAAAACTATGCCCAAGAGTATTATTTACAGGTAAAGGCATTTCCTGCCTATGTAAGCGCTACACACTCAGCCTGCGATAACCTAGAGGTTCGTCGCATGTTGCTAGAAAACCTGATCGAAGAAGAGCATGGTGCGGCTAATCACCCAGAATTGTGGTTGCGCTTTGCTGAAGCATTGGGTGTCGATCGCCAAGCTATGGAACAACGGCAGCACTTGCCTGAAACCAAAGCCTCAGTGGCTACCTTGCGCCGCCTGACCCGCCAAGAAAATCCAGCCATCGGCCTAGCAGCTCTCTATGCCTACGAGTCTCAAATTCCTGAAATTGCCACCACCAAAATTGCTGGTCTAAAGCGGTTCTACGGCATTGATTCTCGCGATGGACTGCTGTTTTTCTCAGTCCATGAGCAAGCAGATGTCATTCATCGGCAAGTCACTCGCGAAGCTTTGTCTGACCTATGCACAACGGAAACTGACCAAGAGGCAGCCATAGCTGCTACCCGCGAAGCAGCCGATGCTCTCAATCTGTTGCTAGATGGAGTCTATGCTAACTATTGCCAACGGGCAGCTTAGAGCCAATGTTGCTCAGCAAGCATAGTGGTTATCTGGTTGTTAGACTATAGTTGCAGTTAAGGCCTGCAGTGAGGACTCAAGTCCTCACTGCGAACATCCTACAAATTTGACAGACCCTGACTACGCTACGGGGATTGTATTTCAGCGTAGCTAACCGTCTTCAGGGTGGTTGACTGCCTAGTTTAGCGACTTCTGAACGGTTTCTA
Coding sequences within:
- a CDS encoding CADD family putative folate metabolism protein, giving the protein MNEVLVRRLDAIIQERHLLQHPFYQAWNQGALTLPMLQNYAQEYYLQVKAFPAYVSATHSACDNLEVRRMLLENLIEEEHGAANHPELWLRFAEALGVDRQAMEQRQHLPETKASVATLRRLTRQENPAIGLAALYAYESQIPEIATTKIAGLKRFYGIDSRDGLLFFSVHEQADVIHRQVTREALSDLCTTETDQEAAIAATREAADALNLLLDGVYANYCQRAA